The Deinococcus aerophilus DNA window ACGCCTGCGGGATGGAGGTCTGTCCGGCGGCAGCCCGAACGCAGCCAGCCGCTCCAGTCCGAGCACCTCAGACACAGTCGGGCAGCGGTCGGCCTGAATCTCGTCATTTCGCTGAATGCCACGGAGCTGTTTTGTTTCCTTCCGTCAGGAACCAGAACCCGGGCCGCGGCGCGCTCTACTGACCGACGGGCTCACCGGGCAGGACCTCGTTCGGTGAGACCACCGACGGAACAGGCGTCGTTCCACTCACCACTTCACCCGGCAGGTCCTCGTCCAGCGCAGCAGAGGTCGGCGACTTCACGCCGCTTCCCACCGTGTTGGGCGCCGCGGGCATCGGCACCGGTACAGGCCGGGAGGCAGGAACCGGAGGCGCAGGCGCGGACGTCGCCGCTCGGTCCGGTGTGCTTCCAGGGGTCTGCGCTTCCGGGGGCCGTTATGGATCTGCGCTCTGTGCGCCCACCACCGTCCGGTTTCCTTCCGGCTGCACAGACCGTGCAGGAGCAGGCTCGGCGTCGACCACCACTTCCCCCGGCAGATCCTCGTCGAAGCCAGATGGTGCCGGGTCGGCGGCGCGCTGTTCGTGCTCAGTGGACGTCGACGGTGACGCGGCGACCGTGACGGCGGATCCTGTGGGCACTTCCGCCACCGTTCGGTCGAGGTGCCGGACTTGCCAGGCGCCTGCATCCAGGCCTGTCAGGAGCAGTGCGCCCAGCGCCACTATGGGCCAGCGCCCCCACTGCCTGGCTGCGAGCGGTGGCGGACTGGCGACCTTGACCTACTGGCCACAATCGGAGTGGACCGAGAGACAGAGGTCAGGTCACCACCCACCCCTATTTACGTGTTTTTTGAGCGTCCGTAGCTACGGTGACTTCAATCAAATCAAGCTCCACCGGAGGATCATATGAAAGCGACCCAGTACTCGGCCCTCGGTCTTTCCCTGACCCTGATTCTCGCCTCTTGTGGTCAGCAGAGCCTGACCACTGGCCCTGCCCCTGTGGCCACAGCACCTGCCCAGCTGCAAGCTCAGGCCGGCAAGAAAAAAGCGATCGTTACCCCTGAGCCCACGCCTGTGAGCGAATGCTCCGCTCTGTATTCAGGCCCTGCGGCGAACGCTACCACCGCCAATGCGGTAATTGACCCTACGATTGATTACGGGCAGGTAGGTACCCTGATTCTCTCCTTTAACGTTGATGATGCCGTGACTCCTGCCGTGAACTTCATTGCGTCCAGGCTGGGAATCAAGCCCGGCAATGGCCTGGGTGCTTTTAGTGAACTTCCGATGGTGGCCGTGAAGGCTCCAATCACCCAGGAACTGGTCAACATGCTCAAGGCCAACCTGCAGTCTTACGGCCTGCTTTCCATCTATCAGGACCGTCCGCTGGAATACTTCCTGGACGAGAGTGTCGCGTACATTAAGGGTGACAGTGCACGCAGCGCATTCAAAACCACAGGCAAAGGCATTGGCGTGGCAGTTATCGACTCCGGAGTCGACGGCACGCATGGTGATTTTCCCAATCTCGTGAAGAACGTCAAGATTGCTGCTCCGATCATTGCTCCAGGTCTGACGGGCGCCCTGTATGTGGATACCTCCAATTCTGATCTGACGTCGGGCCACGGCACCCATGTGGCCAGCACCATCGGCGGTAGCGGTCAGATGTCTACCGGCGGCAAGTACAAGGGCGTGGCTCCCGGCGCAAATCTGATTGGCGTGGGTTCAGGGGACGCAATCAGCATTCTGTATGCGCTCCAGGGCTTTGAGTTCGTGTTCAAGCCAGAAGTGCGGGAAACCTACAACGTCCGCGTCATCAGCAACTCCTGGGGCACTTCTGGCAGCCGTTTTGCCCCGTACAATCCGATCAGCATCGCGTCCAAGCGGGCCTACGATTATGGAATGATTGTCAACTTCGCCGCCGGCAATGATGGTCCCGGCGCTGATACGCTCAACCCGTACTCGGCCAGCCCCTGCGTCATCAGCGTGGGTGCCGGACACGCCAAGAACACCATGAATGCCCTGAACCCCCGCATCCGCAAGGGCGTTCCCGGTGAGCTTGCCAGTTTCTCGAGCCGCGGTGTCAAGGATGATCCGTTCCATCACCCCGATATCGTGCTGCCCGGCGTGAACATCGTCGCCGCCCGTGCGGTCAGCGGCCCAATCGTGGAACCTTACCTGGGTAAGGACGGCAACAGCCCGGAGCCGCTGTACTCCTCGATCTCCGGCACCAGCATGGCCACTCCGCACATGAGCGGCGTCGCAGCCCTGATGCTGGAAGTCAATCCGGCCCTGAATATGGACGGCGTGCTCGCTGCTGTGACCAGCACCGCCGATCCAATGTTTACCAAGACTGATGTGATTCGTCAGCTGGAGAAGTGGGAAGTCGGTGCCGGGTACGCCAACGCCTACGCTGCAATTCAGAAGGCTGCGAGTACGGTGGGCAGCCGC harbors:
- a CDS encoding S8 family serine peptidase, which encodes MKATQYSALGLSLTLILASCGQQSLTTGPAPVATAPAQLQAQAGKKKAIVTPEPTPVSECSALYSGPAANATTANAVIDPTIDYGQVGTLILSFNVDDAVTPAVNFIASRLGIKPGNGLGAFSELPMVAVKAPITQELVNMLKANLQSYGLLSIYQDRPLEYFLDESVAYIKGDSARSAFKTTGKGIGVAVIDSGVDGTHGDFPNLVKNVKIAAPIIAPGLTGALYVDTSNSDLTSGHGTHVASTIGGSGQMSTGGKYKGVAPGANLIGVGSGDAISILYALQGFEFVFKPEVRETYNVRVISNSWGTSGSRFAPYNPISIASKRAYDYGMIVNFAAGNDGPGADTLNPYSASPCVISVGAGHAKNTMNALNPRIRKGVPGELASFSSRGVKDDPFHHPDIVLPGVNIVAARAVSGPIVEPYLGKDGNSPEPLYSSISGTSMATPHMSGVAALMLEVNPALNMDGVLAAVTSTADPMFTKTDVIRQLEKWEVGAGYANAYAAIQKAASTVGSRTTVETSALTSWTGAVGTTVDGTPLVGEHNQSVSVPSGLSAVKINTDWGNPTYDLDLYVYDPAGNPIASSAQGASAFEEVVIPNPVPGTYRVQLKGWLNPETAYKGTATVDRIVPLK